Proteins from a single region of Seriola aureovittata isolate HTS-2021-v1 ecotype China chromosome 9, ASM2101889v1, whole genome shotgun sequence:
- the ngfa gene encoding neurotrophin-7 has translation MRSSPLVLLLLIGVQAVLNMGGGLARSAGAANHKAGQQTAANHRAGQQQTATGDHFSSQEHHRTSHHHRTKKHHRAASHVQDRSPVVMRSTSDSPPDPSIPVVDPKLFSKRRYRSSPRVVFSEVPPSHDALEGESYDIEGVRGVRVRRRAGSHTMHRGEYSVCDSINNWVGNLTRATDIAGNEVTVLPNVTINNVVKKQFFYETTCRYPTHRGSGNANGGRPGGRGGKQGSKSGNSGCLGIDSRHWNSYCTNTHIFVSALTIFKERTAWRFIRINAACVCVLSRKSWAGRLGH, from the coding sequence ATGAGGTCGTCACCACTGGTCCTGCTCCTCCTGATCGGCGTCCAGGCTGTACTGAACATGGGAGGTGGATTGGCCCGGAGCGCCGGGGCAGCCAACCACAAAGCAGGACAGCAGACGGCAGCCAATCATAGAGCaggacagcagcagacagcaacGGGGGACCACTTTTCCTCACAGGAGCATCACAGGACCAGCCACCACCACAGGACCAAGAAGCACCATCGGGCAGCTTCACACGTCCAGGATAGGAGCCCCGTCGTCATGCGCTCTACATCGGATTCCCCTCCTGACCCCTCCATCCCAGTGGTGGACCCAAAGCTCTTCTCCAAGAGACGTTACCGCTCCTCGCCCCGTGTTGTCTTCAGCGAGGTGCCTCCATCACATGATGCCCTTGAAGGTGAGAGCTATGACATTGAAGGGGTGAGGGGGGTGAGGGTAAGGCGTAGAGCAGGATCGCACACCATGCACCGAGGAGAGTACTCAGTATGTGACAGCATAAATAACTGGGTGGGCAACCTGACACGAGCCACAGACATAGCTGGGAATGAGGTGACAGTGCTGCCCAACGTTACAATCAACAATGTGGTGAAGAAGCAGTTCTTCTATGAGACCACCTGCCGATACCCCACGCACAGAGGCTCCGGGAACGCAAACGGGGGAAGGCCGGGTGGACGGGGTGGCAAACAGGGTTCCAAATCTGGCAACTCAGGCTGTCTCGGCATCGATAGTCGCCACTGGAACTCCTactgcaccaacacacacatattcgtAAGCGCCCTCACCATCTTCAAGGAACGGACAGCCTGGCGTTTCATCCGAATCAACgccgcatgtgtgtgtgttctcagtcGGAAGTCTTGGGCAGGACGACTGGGGCACTGA